A single window of Colletotrichum higginsianum IMI 349063 chromosome 8, whole genome shotgun sequence DNA harbors:
- a CDS encoding Allergen gives MDKAKQAVSSFVSKDGHHKTTVDEDVNRAVTEEQVRPHRHEEVTTAVDREVHQDHHHTTVQPLKDQQVLPEKHHHNVIPVAHKTFEHGNEKETKNTLDREHAKFKDTSVTHDTTHTSTAAPVVSGERVHHHVHEHVQPVIQKETIQPHVVHTTVPVHETHHAKPVHHGSTTLPTKTLDEFTREKGNLDGPRHHKYDEFDGCPDKINKGFADSEHTGVAGTHSHSHGHSHGTGTGVAGAAAAGGAAVAANKHHNDNSTRGVGQAANTHHTVGDTSATTISTTQGILHGTHPTGVQNDGTHGTASMNKAEPRFGSTATGTDATHDATGKKISLVDKLNPFKDADGDGHKGIMS, from the exons ATGGACAAAGCCAAGCAAGCCGTTTCCagcttcgtctccaaggaTGGTCACCACAAGACCactgtcgacgaggatgtcaACAGAGCTGTCACCGAGGAGCAGGttcgtcctcatcgtcatGAAGAGGTGaccaccgccgtcgacaGGGAAGTCCACcaagaccaccaccacacaaCGGTCCAGCCTCTCAAGGACCAGCAGGTTCT CCCTGAGAAGCACCATCACAACGTCATCCCCGTCGCACACAAGACCTTCGAGCATGGAAACGAGAAGGAAACCAAGAACACCCTCGACCGCGAGCACGCCAAGTTCAAGGACACCTCCGTCACTCACGACACCACCCACACTTCGACAGCGGCCCCCGTCGTCTCTGGCGAGCGCGTCCACCACCACGTCCATGAGCACGTCCAGCCCGTCATCCAGAAGGAGACTATCCAGCCCCACGTTGTACACACGACCGTCCCGGTCCACGAGACGCACCACGCCAAGCCCGTTCACCACGGCTCTACGACTCTTCCCACAAAAACCCTTGACGAGTTCACGCGTGAGAAGGGCAACCTCGACGGGCCCCGCCACCACAAGTACGACGAGTTCGATGGGTGCCCCGACAAGATCAACAAGGGATTCGCGGACTCTGAGCATACGGGTGTAGCCGGAACCCACAGCCACTCCCACGGCCATTCCCACGGAACCGGCACGGGGGTCgccggcgctgctgccgctggcggAGCTGCCGTTGCTGCCAACAAGCACCACAACGACAACTCTACCCGAGGTGTTGGGCAGGCCGCCAACACTCACCACACTGTAGGTGACACTTCTGCTACCACCATCAGCACCACTCAGGGTATTCTGCATGGTACTCATCCCACTGGCGTTCAGAACGATGGTACTCACGGTACTGCCTCTATGAACAAGGCCGAG CCCCGCTTCGGTTCTACTGCCACGGGCACCGACGCTACTCACGATGCTACGGGCAAGAAGATTTCCCTCGTGGACAAGTTGAACCCCTTCAAGGAcgccgatggtgatggccaCAAGGGCATTATGAGCTAG
- a CDS encoding Alcohol dehydrogenase GroES-like domain-containing protein: MADIPETQTVLILYAAKQPYETAEGYQVPEIEDEHEVLVKTEHIGLNPIDWKAPDFNFAIPSLPYISGRELVGRVVRRRPSSHSRLRDGDRVLVISTDYRDLRKAAYQQYVVTADFNAARIPPSVSPRAAATLGVAFVAAVLSLGVCMGVDFSTVPGAPGPDLLTLLRGVDPESLPRDIRDECLAGIRDHERAVAGDWVVVWGGSSTSANIAVQLARLAGLRVVTVVDKLRHGLRLSNHTVLRPDLLVDSHDPSRAVDIIRANVGKNLRFALDTSGRESAGWLLRALRPEQDAAGAPPSPPDTPRNTSPTLKHLIGLTGLPKEQAPDSVAYHTVPIKVFHEVPAVGEALVTWLERLLESGLISPPELLGVEQGFDGINRGLDRMRRGEIRGGRMVVSLDPAGAEAEVTRDASVPPALVDSPMAGGGVEEPQQSESSVASSPEFTSQKLADTGSRRGSATLWQGGPAVSSVPRSVPDGGQLSSEGEAAQGSQRRGSLWQPKPEGIAVETSLS, from the exons ATGGCAGACATCCCAGAGACGCAGACGGTGCTCATCCTCTACGCGGCGAAGCAGCCGTATGAGACGGCTGAGGGGTACCAAGTGCCCGAGATCGAAGACGAGCACGAGGTGCTGGTGAAGACGGAACACATCGGCCTCAACCCGATCGACTGGAAAGCGCC TGACTTCAACTTCGCCATCCCTTCCCTGCCCTACATCTCGGgccgcgagctcgtcggccgcgTCGTCCGACGCCGGCCCTCCTCGCACAGCCGCctgcgcgacggcgaccgcgtcctcgtcatctcgACCGACTACCGCGACCTCCGCAAGGCCGCCTACCAGCAGTATGTCGTGACCGCCGACTTCAACGCCGCGCgcatccccccctccgtctcgccccgcgccgccgccaccctcggcgtcgccttcgtcgccgccgtcctctccctcggcgTGTGCATGGGCGTCGACTTCTCCACCGTGCCCGGGGCGCCGGGCCCGGACCTGCTGACCCTCctgcgcggcgtcgacccgGAGAGCCTGCCGCGCGACATCCGCGACGAGTGCCTCGCCGGCATCCGGGACCACGAGagggccgtcgccggcgactGGGTCGTCGTGTGGGGCGGCTCGTCCACGTCGGCGAACATCGCCGTCCAGCTCGCACGGTTGGCCGGCCTGCgcgtcgtcaccgtcgtcgacaagctgCGCCACGGCCTGCGGTTGTCGAACCACACCGTGCTGCGGCCGGACCTGCTGGTCGACAGCCACGATCCGTCTCGCGCCGTGGACATCATCCGGGCCAACGTCGGGAAGAACCTGCGCTTCGCGCTGGACACGAGCGGCAGGGAGTCGGCCGGCTGGCTCCTGCGCGCGCTGAGACCGGAGcaagacgccgccggggcaccgcccagcccgcccgACACGCCCCGCAACACCAGCCCAACGCTGAAGCACCTCATTGGGTTGACGGGACTGCCGAAGGAGCAGGCGCCCGACAGCGTGGCGTATCACACGGTCCCCATCAAGGTGTTCCACGAGGTGCCGGCCGTGGGCGAGGCGCTCGTCACCTGGCTCGAGAGGCTGCTTGAGAGCGGCCTGATCAGCCCTCCGGAGCTGCTCGGCGTGGAGCAAGGGTTCGACGGCATCAACCGCGGCCTCGACCGcatgaggaggggggagatCCGCGGCGGCAGAATGGTCGTCAGCCTCGACccggcgggggcggaggcggaggtgACGAGGGACGCGAGcgtgccgccggcgctggTCGACTCGCccatggcgggcggcggcgtggaggAGCCCCAGCAGTCCGAGTCGTCGGTGGCGTCGAGCCCCGAGTTCACGTCCCAGAAGCTCGCCGACACGGGCTCGAGAAGGGGAAGCGCAACGTTGTGGCAGGGCGGACCGGCCGTAAGCTCCGTCCCTAGGAGTGTGCCCGACGGCGGACAGCTCTCTTCGGAAGGGGAGGCCGCGCAAGGGTCGCAGAGGAGGGGCTCGCTGTGGCAACCCAAACCGGAGGGCATTGCTGTAGAGACCTCGCTCTCATGA